Within the Scyliorhinus canicula chromosome 6, sScyCan1.1, whole genome shotgun sequence genome, the region tgagggagtgccgcactgtcagacggtcagtactgaggcttgTGGACGATCATCCTTGGAATGTCTTATCCTATTTTTCCCTTTTCTCTTGCGATTGCAGAGGCCGAGCGGCAACACAAGGAGACTTTGCTGAAGGTGACGGAGTGGATGGATGTTCTCTCCGAGCCAGGCCGTGCAGGGAAGCAGCGCTTTGTGCCTCTGGCTGACAGCTACACTCCTCTCATTGTTGTCGATATGATCCCAGATTCTCGGCCGGCCATCGGACATGAACTGTCCAACAAgtggagggtgcaggaggagaGTCTCCGAGCGCTGGAGGGCGGTTCCCTCGCTCAGCTGGACCTGGGCGTCCTGCTGTCTGGCAGCAGCCGCGAAGGGTCGGAGGTCAGCCGGGGCCTGAGGGCGGCCTTGGCGGGAGTGGCCGGATCCGGCAAGAGCACAGCCCTGCGGAAGTTGGCCCGGGACTGGGCCTCGGGCCTGTCCTACCCCCAGTTTCGGTTCCTCTTCCCCTTCCGTTTCCGTGACCTCAACTCCAGGCTCGGGAGGCGGACCAGCCTGAAGGCCTTGCTGGTGGAAGCCTGGGCCTACTTGGCCGATGTGGTGGACGCCCTGTGGAGCCAGGCCGAGCACCTGCTCTTCACCTTTGACGGCCTGGACGAGTTTGGGGCCTGCTTGGATTTGGGAGGAGGCTCAGGGGGGAGAACGGAGGACGGCAAAGAAGAGATCCCGGGCATCGTGGGGGGCCTGCTGAGGGGCACCACGCTCCCCGGCTGCACGGTGCTCATCACTGGCCGCCCCTCGGCCCTGCGAAACCTGGAGGAGGCCCGGGTCGTGGACACCTGGGCCGCGATCCTTGGCTTCTCGGCTACAGAGCGCAGCGCCCACCTGGAGATGTTCTTGGGCAATGCCCGGCTGGCCCTGCAGGTCCTCCGCCACTTGGATGGGCAGGGCCCGGTGCTGGGAGCCATGGGCCACGAGGCCATGTCCTGCCAACTGGCCGCTGCCTCACTGGGCCCCAGCCTGGTGAACCGGGCAGCTCCAGGGGCCATGGGCTCCCCCACGGCCCCCCCATTACCCAAGACCGTCACCCAACTGCTGACCAGCTACCTGctccaggtggtgagggggtatggCCGGGGCATCACCAGCCCCCGGGACACTTTCTTCAAGCTGGGAAAACTGGCACTagatgccctgggcaggggcGGCAGTGCCCTGTTCTCTGGGGAGCTGTTGGCCACCCACAGGCTCAAGGCCGCTCAGTTTGCCCAGGGCTATCTTGCGGAGATCCTGGTGGGGGATGAGGTCCTCGTGGCACGGGGTGACGGAGCAGATAGTGTCCACGCGTTCCGCCACCCCACTTTGCAGGACTTCCTGGCAGCCCTGGCCCTGTACCTGGCCCCCCCACCGGGCGACAACATCTCCGCCCTCCTGACACAGGCCCGTTGCCAACCCGATGGCCGCTACCAGCTCTTCCTGCGCTTCGTGGCTGGTCTCTCCACCCCCGGGGCCGGCCGCCCCCTGGAAGAGGCCCTCGGCCAGCTGCAGGCCCGAACCGCCACCCAGGCTTCGGCCTGGCTGAAGGCCGAGATCctggagaagggggggaggaatggcCTGGGCCTGCTGGGCGCCCTGTACGAGCTGCTCGAGACACAGAGCAAGAGGCTGGTCCAGACCAGCCTGGGCTCGCTGGAGGTGCTCAGGCTCGGGGAGGGCCGGGAGTCCTGCCAACAGGCCCTGAGCCTCACCTCCATGGACTGCACCGTCCTCTCATCACTCATCCACCTCTCTGAGGCCCTAGAGGAGCTGGACCTGGAGAACTGTCAAATAACCAGCGAGGGCCTGGCCCGGCTGAGCCCTGCCTTCCACCGCTGCAAGATCCTGAGGTATGTCTCCTTGGCTCACCCACCTGCTTGTGCACAGGCTCACTAGGCCTCAGCCTGCTTGCTATAGTCCTCAGCCTGCTCACTAGGCCTCAGCCTGCTTGCTATAGTCCTCAGCCTGCTCACTAGGCCTCAGCCTGCTTGCTATAGTCCTCAGCCTGCTCACTAGGCCTCAGCCTGCTTGCTCTAGTCCTCAGCCTGCTCACTAAGCCTGCTGGCTATAATCCTCAGCCTGCTCACTAGGCCTCAGCCTGCTTGTTATAATCCTCAGCCTGCTCACTAGGCCGCAGCCTGCTTGCTATAGTCCTCAGCCTGCTCACTAGGCCTCAGCCTGCTTGCTATAGTCCTCAGCCTGCTCACTAGGCCTCAGCCTGCTTGTTATAAGTCCTCAGCCTGCTCACTAGGCCGCAGCCTGCTTGCTATAGTCCTCAGCCTGCTCACTAGGCCTCAGTCTGCTTGCTATAGTCCTCAGCCTGCTCACTAGACCTCAGCCTGCTTGTTATAATCCTCAGCCTGCTCACTAGACCTCAGCCTGCTTGTTATAATCCTCAGCCTGCTCACTAGGCCTCAGCCTGCTTGTTATAATCCTCAGCCTACTCACTAGGCCTCAGCCTGCTTGTTATAATCCTCAGCCTGCTCACTAGGCCTCAGCCTGCTTGCTATAGTCCTCAGCCTGCTCACTAGGCCTCAGCCTGCTTGCTATAG harbors:
- the LOC119967905 gene encoding NACHT, LRR and PYD domains-containing protein 12-like; this translates as MADLQEAERQHKETLLKVTEWMDVLSEPGRAGKQRFVPLADSYTPLIVVDMIPDSRPAIGHELSNKWRVQEESLRALEGGSLAQLDLGVLLSGSSREGSEVSRGLRAALAGVAGSGKSTALRKLARDWASGLSYPQFRFLFPFRFRDLNSRLGRRTSLKALLVEAWAYLADVVDALWSQAEHLLFTFDGLDEFGACLDLGGGSGGRTEDGKEEIPGIVGGLLRGTTLPGCTVLITGRPSALRNLEEARVVDTWAAILGFSATERSAHLEMFLGNARLALQVLRHLDGQGPVLGAMGHEAMSCQLAAASLGPSLVNRAAPGAMGSPTAPPLPKTVTQLLTSYLLQVVRGYGRGITSPRDTFFKLGKLALDALGRGGSALFSGELLATHRLKAAQFAQGYLAEILVGDEVLVARGDGADSVHAFRHPTLQDFLAALALYLAPPPGDNISALLTQARCQPDGRYQLFLRFVAGLSTPGAGRPLEEALGQLQARTATQASAWLKAEILEKGGRNGLGLLGALYELLETQSKRLVQTSLGSLEVLRLGEGRESCQQALSLTSMDCTVLSSLIHLSEALEELDLENCQITSEGLARLSPAFHRCKILRLNNVKLGDPGVAFLAAALKKPKCKLQMVGLVNNGLTEVCAGDLSAALTCNDSLRKLQLRANSLGDRGLKTLCGALGATNCKLQSLDVNGNGLTGACAEDLACLLGESGSLLELDIGVNALDDAGVIVLCASLQRADCKLQTLHLDSNNLSDACAPELSSVLIANTSLLAIDLNSNKLEDLGVQYLCTALRRSDCRIQKLGLASNGLTDFATEGLVSSLSGKRSLRSLDLRGNFFSDRSVTSIQGLIEACPDLEEIRLKGNRFTSDGKNRLDLMNESGTGPRVDVQHHSPRA